The Nitrospira sp. genome segment GGAGTGCTTGCGCAGGTGACGTTATATATCGGCCATGATTCGGGTGTGACCCATTTGTCTGCTTTGCTGGGTGTACCGACTATTGCCTTATTCGGTCCTACAGATCCACAGCGGTGGGCCCCACATGGTAGCCACGTGACAATCCTGCGTGGGTCGCCCTGTTACTGTGACTTGTGGGAAACGGTAAAAAAGTGCGCGGAGAAGCCCTGTCTTCAAGTACCGATCGAAGAGATTCTCATAGCATCGAGGCCTGCGATGGAGTGTGAGCAGCGCAAACCCTCGTAATTCCATGTAAACCGCCTTGTCTCTGCCTACCTCATGTGATAAAGTGGCGCGTTAATTTCCTTTCATTGGTAAGCACTTAGAGGAATTGTTGTGTCTCAAGGACTCGTGCAAGAGAAGGTTACAACGGCCCTGCTTGGCGCCCTCAATGGCGCGAAGCAAAAAGGGCAGTTGAAGACGACGGCTTGGCCCACACTTACTCTCGACGCGCCCAAACGACCGGAGTGGGGGGACCTCGCTTCCACGGTGGCTATGTCTCTGGCCTCCTCTGAGCACAAGGCACCTCATGATATCGCCCAAATCATCGTAGAAAACCTTCCTCAAAGAGAGCAGATGTTTGATCGTGTCGAGATCGTTCGTCCCGGTTTCTTGAATCTTACGGTTAAACCGGCTCTCTGGCAGGAGGTTCTCCGCGAAATTGAGCTGCAAGGAGATCGCTATGGCCGGGCCGCTGTCGGAACAGGCCATCGCGTGTTGGTTGAGTATGTGAGCGCAAATCCGACCGGTCCATTGCACGTTGGTCATGGCAGGGGTGCTGCGGTCGGGCAGGCAGTTGTCCGGTTACTACATGCGATCGGATACGATGCCGTGGGCGAGTATTATATCAATGACGCAGGACGACAGATGAAATTGTTGGGCGCGTCGGTGTACGCTCGTTACCAAGAATTGTCGGGGCGGACCGTCGAATTTCCTAGGGACGGCTACCATGGTTCGTACATCACAGCTGTGGCACAACAGCTCAAGGAGCCACTCGACCGCGTAGCTGGTGAACTGACCCCTGCCGACCTGGAGGCTCGATGCCTTTCGCTTGCCTATCAGAAACTGCTAGGGTTGATCCGTGACGATCTTATGGCATTCGGCATCGAGATCCAATCCTGGTTCAGCGAAGCTTCGCTTCTGGAGTCCAAAGCCATCGAGCGTGCTCTGGATGAATTGAAAGCTCGTGAACTCCTGTTTCAACAGGAAGGGGCCTGGTGGTTTCGAGCGTCGATGTACGGGGATGAAAAGGACCGCGTCGTCATGAAGCAGGACGGAGAGTACACATATTTGGCTTCCGACATCGCTTATCACCACGACAAGCTCCGGCGCGGCTACGATCTGCTGATCGATGTCTTTGGTGCTGACCACCACGGATATATCCCCCGCATGCAAGCCGTCATGCAAGCCTATGGACATCCCAAAGATCGTCTCCATGTCGTGCTGGTCCAATTGGTGAAGCTGTTGCGCGATGGAGTCGAGGTGAAGATGTCCAAACGGACGGGGGAATTCATTACGATGCGGGAAGTCATCGATGAGGTCGGAGCCGACGCCGCAAAATTCTATTTCTTGATGCGGGATTCCAAGACTCATCTGGAGTTCGATTTGGAGTTGGCGAAGCAACGGTCAGCCGACAATCCGGTGTACTACGTCCAATATGCTCATGCCAGGATCTGCAGCCTCTGGCGTGTGGCCTCCGAAAGAGGAATGACCCGTCCGTCTGCATTGGAGACGGATCTGACTGTCTTAACTGACCCCGATGAATTGGGACTGATCAAAAAGCTTTCCGCCTATCCTGAAATTATCCAAGCCAGCGCGCTGGCCTTTGAGCCGCACCGTGTGACGTATTACCTTCAGCAATTGGCAGCGCTTCTTCATATGTTCTATAACAAACACCGTGTTTTGCCCTCTGCGACCGATCAGGAGCATTGTGAGTCAGCGTCCGCCGAAGTCCTCACGCCAAAACGAACTGCGGCGCGTCTAGTCTTGATGGGGGCGGTCCAGCAAGTCCTCAGAAACGGGCTTGACGTGCTCGGTATCTCCGCGCCTGAGCACATGTAACGGCCCAGCCCCGTACAAGATGATGCAGTACCAAGTCCAACAATCCGACCGTCACTCAAAAGGCCGCATCGGCCTGCTTACGACCGGTCATGCACAGGTCAACACACCAGCCTTCATGCCGGTAGGCTCGTTGGGACCGGTCAAGGGGCTCGAACCGGAGGACCTCCAGAGTCTAGGGTTTCGACTCATCCTCAATAATGCCTATCACCTATACCTGCGCCCCGGTCATAAGATTGTGGCTGACCTGGGGGGGCTTCATGCCTTCACCGGATGGCCGGGAGCGATCCTCACCGACAGCGGTGGGTTTCAGATTTTCAGCCTAGCGAAGTTGTGTGAGATCACCGACGAGGGCGTCACGTTTCAATCGCACATCGATGGGGCGACGCACTTCATTACGCCGGAAAAAGCGATAGAGATCGAAGAGGCGTTGGGAGCCGATATCATCATGGTGTTGGATCAGTGTGTGGCGCTCCCTGCCGGTCGAGAGATCGTCCAGGAAAGTGTGCGTCGGACTCAGCTCTGGGCTGAGCGATGTCAGGTCAGCAGGCGACGAACGGATCAAGCCTTGTTCGGCATCGTACAGGGTGGACTGGAAGCGGACTTGCGAGTAGCTTCGGCGAGGGAGTTAGTCAGATTGGGGTTCGACGGCTATGCGATCGGCGGCTTGTCGGTCGGAGAAAGTAAGCCGGACATGCAGGCGATGCTCGATGTGACGGTGCCGGAGTTGCCGGAGAGAAAGCCCCGGTATCTCATGGGGGTTGGACATCCGGAAGATCTGCTTGAAGGGGTGGCTCGCGGGATCGATCTCTTCGATTGCGTTGCTCCCTCGCGTCATGGCAGAACAGGCTCGCTGTTTACAACGACAGGCCGGGTCGTCATCAAGCAAGCTCAATATGCTGAGGATGAACGACCGATCGATTCTGATTGCATGTGCCCGGTATGCCGCCGATACTCACGAGCCTATTTGCACCACTTGTTTATGGTCAAAGAAATGCTGGGAGCACGGCTGAATACGATTCATAACTTATGGTATTACTCCGACTTGATGCGCCGCATACGAGAAGCCTTGGAAGAGGGAACGTTCCAGGAGTTTCGGGAAGCATTTTATCGCCACCACAACCGACAGACAATGATGGTCGGTTTAGCAGAGAGTCAAGAATCGTGCAGACAATCGCATGGAAACGGTCATACATAGAAGAAGGGGATTGACTTGATGTTGATGGAATCGATGGCATGGGCTGAGGGAACGGGCGGAGGCGGCTCACCCGCCAGCGGAGGGGCGGGCGGAATTCTATCTCTGATCCCGTTCCTCTTGATCTTTATCATTTTTTATTTTCTTCTGATCCGGCCTCAACAGAAGAAGCAAAAGCAACAGAAGACGTTGTTGGACGCGTTGAAGAAGGGCGACAAGGTGGTCACGACGTCGGGGATCTGGGGCACCATCACCAACATGGGAAAAGAGACCGTGACGCTGCAGATTGCCGATAATACCAAGGTTAAAATGCAACGCGAGAATATTGCGCGAGTGCGTGCAGAGGATGACGACAAAGAAAAAGACTCGTAGTTCGATGGGGTAAGGGGTCGCGGACGACATGAAAAAAATAAGCGGGCGCTTATGGTTATTAACGCTGGTTATCTTGGTCTCGGTAGTGGCCTTTCTCCCATCGTATCAGCCGACGTATCAGGCTTTGCCAAGCTGGATGAAGGGAGTCCTCCCGAACAAGGGTATTACCTTGGGGTTGGATCTGCAGGGCGGCATCCACATGGTCCTGGAGGTCGACGAGGACCGTGCGGTGGAGATCGCGGTGGACCGTTCCGTCACGGCGCTGCAAGATCTCGTTGCCGAAAAGAAAGTGGCGGCCGATTCCATCAAGCGAACCGAGCATGATCGAATCACGGTTCAGTTACAAAATTCAGACGCAAAGGCTGCGGCTCAAAAGCTAGCCGACAACTTCCCTATTTTTGTCGAGAAGGAGTCGGCGGGATCGACCAATACCGTCGTGTGGGAGCTTCGTGAGGCGGAAGCCAAGAGAATTAAGGATTCGGCGATCAATCAAGCCCTGGAAACCATCCGAAATCGGATCGATCAATTCGGAGTCGCGGAGCCGATCGTTCAGCGGCAGGGGTTGAAGCAAATCGTCGTTCAGCTGCCTGGTGTCAAGGATCCAAAACGAGCCAAGGATCTGATCAAGGAGACGGCGTTGCTCGAATTCAAAATGTTGGATGAAGACATCCACCTGGATCTACCGGCGCGTGTTCCGAAAGACAAAGAAGCCGAGGTGATCCAGCAGTTTGCAGGAAAAATGCCGGAAGGTGACCAGATCTTATTCGAACGAATGGTCGATAAGGACACCGGGCTTGAGTTTCGCATTCCCTATGTCGTCAAAAAACGGGTCATGCTGACCGGTGATGTGCTGAGCGATGCGCGTGTGGCCATCGGTCAATTCAACGATTCGTATGTGTCCATCACATTTGACTCCAAAGGGGGGCAGGAATTCGAACGAATTACAGGCGAGAACGTCAAGAAGCGTATGGCCGTCGTCCTCGATAACACCATCTACTCGGCGCCTGTTATCCAAGAACGTATCTCAGGGGGACGTGCGCAGATTACCGGAACCTTCACCACGCAGGAGGCCAATGATTTGGCGATTGTCCTACGCGCCGGCGCCTTACCCGCTCCATTGAAGATCGTCCAAGATCTCACGGTCGGACCATCGCTTGGACAAGATTCCATCGACAAGGGCGTCAGGGCGACCCTCATCGCAGGGGCGATGGTGGTGATTTTCATGATCGTGTATTACCGCCTCTCCGGGCTTATCGCCGATTTTGCGCTGGTGCTGAACCTTGTCTGCCTCATGGGCGCACTGTCCGCGTTGACCGCCACGTTAACGCTCCCCGGCATCGCCGGTATCGTGCTGACGATCGGAATGGGAGTCGACTCGAACGTCCTGATTTTTGAGCGCATTCGTGAAGAACTCCGTGGCGGAAAGGCCGTACGATCGGCAATCGATGCGGGTTACGACAAAGCGTTACTGACGATCGTCGACTCACACGTCACGACGTTGATCACAGGAGTTGCTTTGTTCCTCTTCGGGACCGGGCCCATCAAAGGGTTTGCCGTGACGTTGTGTCTTGGTATCGCCATCAACCTCTTCACGGCGTTGGTCGGGACAAAAGTCATTTTTGATCTGTTGTATCATCGACAAAAAGTCGAAGCGCTGAGCATCTAGCCATGAAACCGACGATGATCAGTCTTCAGGGGAAGGCCCAAAGCGATCAAAAGGGAGCGCGCATGTTAGAGATTCTCGGGAAGACCAACATTGACTTCATGGGCAAGCGCAAGTTCTCGTTTCTCCTTTCAGGGATTATGGTCTTGCTCGGTCTCATCGCTCTCGTGCAGATTGCCCGAGGCGCGGCTAATTTGGGCATCGACTTCGCGGGAGGGACGGCTGTTCAACTCAAGTTCGAACAGCAGGTCCGGATCGATGAAGCCCGCAAGGCCCTGGAAACCAACGGCTTGAGTGATGCGGAGTTGCAGGAATTTGGACTAGACAACAAGCTCCTCATTCGGGTGAAGGCTTCCACGACGATCGAAGAGAAGACCGCGGATCGTGTGGTGGGAATCTTCGCCAAAGAGTTCCCTGCCAATAAATTCGTGGTCGACTCCACCACTGAGATCGGACCGACCATCGGGAAGAAGCTTCAGGAAGATGCGCTCGTCGCAATCGTCATCTCATTTGCGGGCATTATCCTGTACATTGCGGCGCGATTCGAGCTCCGGTTCGGCGTCGCCGCCGCGTTGTCGACGTTTCATGACGTCTTGGCCGTGGTCGGGGCTTTCTACCTCTTGGACAAAGAAATTACCCTCCTGATCGTGACCGCGCTCTTGACGCTGGCGGGATATTCCTTGACCGACACCGTCGTGGTGTTTGATCGGATCAGAGAAAATCTGATGTTGCGGCGTCGAGAAAGCGAAGAAGCGACGATCAACGCCGCCATCAATCAGGTGTTGAGCCGTACCATTGTGACCAGCTCAACCGTGGTGCTCGTTCTTATCCCGTTGACCGTGGCAGGCGGGGAAGTTCTGCACGATTTCTCACTTGCCCTGCTCTGGGGTGTGATTGTCGGCACCTAT includes the following:
- the argS gene encoding arginine--tRNA ligase; this translates as MSQGLVQEKVTTALLGALNGAKQKGQLKTTAWPTLTLDAPKRPEWGDLASTVAMSLASSEHKAPHDIAQIIVENLPQREQMFDRVEIVRPGFLNLTVKPALWQEVLREIELQGDRYGRAAVGTGHRVLVEYVSANPTGPLHVGHGRGAAVGQAVVRLLHAIGYDAVGEYYINDAGRQMKLLGASVYARYQELSGRTVEFPRDGYHGSYITAVAQQLKEPLDRVAGELTPADLEARCLSLAYQKLLGLIRDDLMAFGIEIQSWFSEASLLESKAIERALDELKARELLFQQEGAWWFRASMYGDEKDRVVMKQDGEYTYLASDIAYHHDKLRRGYDLLIDVFGADHHGYIPRMQAVMQAYGHPKDRLHVVLVQLVKLLRDGVEVKMSKRTGEFITMREVIDEVGADAAKFYFLMRDSKTHLEFDLELAKQRSADNPVYYVQYAHARICSLWRVASERGMTRPSALETDLTVLTDPDELGLIKKLSAYPEIIQASALAFEPHRVTYYLQQLAALLHMFYNKHRVLPSATDQEHCESASAEVLTPKRTAARLVLMGAVQQVLRNGLDVLGISAPEHM
- the yajC gene encoding preprotein translocase subunit YajC — translated: MAWAEGTGGGGSPASGGAGGILSLIPFLLIFIIFYFLLIRPQQKKQKQQKTLLDALKKGDKVVTTSGIWGTITNMGKETVTLQIADNTKVKMQRENIARVRAEDDDKEKDS
- the tgt gene encoding tRNA guanosine(34) transglycosylase Tgt encodes the protein MMQYQVQQSDRHSKGRIGLLTTGHAQVNTPAFMPVGSLGPVKGLEPEDLQSLGFRLILNNAYHLYLRPGHKIVADLGGLHAFTGWPGAILTDSGGFQIFSLAKLCEITDEGVTFQSHIDGATHFITPEKAIEIEEALGADIIMVLDQCVALPAGREIVQESVRRTQLWAERCQVSRRRTDQALFGIVQGGLEADLRVASARELVRLGFDGYAIGGLSVGESKPDMQAMLDVTVPELPERKPRYLMGVGHPEDLLEGVARGIDLFDCVAPSRHGRTGSLFTTTGRVVIKQAQYAEDERPIDSDCMCPVCRRYSRAYLHHLFMVKEMLGARLNTIHNLWYYSDLMRRIREALEEGTFQEFREAFYRHHNRQTMMVGLAESQESCRQSHGNGHT
- the secF gene encoding protein translocase subunit SecF, with product MKPTMISLQGKAQSDQKGARMLEILGKTNIDFMGKRKFSFLLSGIMVLLGLIALVQIARGAANLGIDFAGGTAVQLKFEQQVRIDEARKALETNGLSDAELQEFGLDNKLLIRVKASTTIEEKTADRVVGIFAKEFPANKFVVDSTTEIGPTIGKKLQEDALVAIVISFAGIILYIAARFELRFGVAAALSTFHDVLAVVGAFYLLDKEITLLIVTALLTLAGYSLTDTVVVFDRIRENLMLRRRESEEATINAAINQVLSRTIVTSSTVVLVLIPLTVAGGEVLHDFSLALLWGVIVGTYSSVFVASPLLLLWPGAPGRLLKRS
- the secD gene encoding protein translocase subunit SecD, whose protein sequence is MKKISGRLWLLTLVILVSVVAFLPSYQPTYQALPSWMKGVLPNKGITLGLDLQGGIHMVLEVDEDRAVEIAVDRSVTALQDLVAEKKVAADSIKRTEHDRITVQLQNSDAKAAAQKLADNFPIFVEKESAGSTNTVVWELREAEAKRIKDSAINQALETIRNRIDQFGVAEPIVQRQGLKQIVVQLPGVKDPKRAKDLIKETALLEFKMLDEDIHLDLPARVPKDKEAEVIQQFAGKMPEGDQILFERMVDKDTGLEFRIPYVVKKRVMLTGDVLSDARVAIGQFNDSYVSITFDSKGGQEFERITGENVKKRMAVVLDNTIYSAPVIQERISGGRAQITGTFTTQEANDLAIVLRAGALPAPLKIVQDLTVGPSLGQDSIDKGVRATLIAGAMVVIFMIVYYRLSGLIADFALVLNLVCLMGALSALTATLTLPGIAGIVLTIGMGVDSNVLIFERIREELRGGKAVRSAIDAGYDKALLTIVDSHVTTLITGVALFLFGTGPIKGFAVTLCLGIAINLFTALVGTKVIFDLLYHRQKVEALSI